From Micropterus dolomieu isolate WLL.071019.BEF.003 ecotype Adirondacks linkage group LG06, ASM2129224v1, whole genome shotgun sequence:
GATAATTAATCTATGTCACCATTAATTGGAAAAGAGAATAATTACAGGCAGTGTTGACAGAAATTCTACGCTTCTCCAGATTCCAAGATCTAATTACAACTAGTGAAACCCTGTGACCTTAACTAGCACTTAGTACACCGTGGCCACCTTGACCATGCCCATGTGAGGACCACTGTCTCCTGAAAGACCCCGTATTTGTTATCGCACCCCAGCACTCTTTCACTCGCTTCACTCTCTGAAAGCTGTCTCCCTCAATCACTTTTCAATATTCAATCTTAATTTTGTGGAAGtttagcattttcaatgagCTGGAGATGAATGattaatgaataaatttaaatgcTTCATTTTGTCCATGGATCATTAGTTAAGTCCTTTGTGGGAAGGACCTGAGAAAGGAGTGAAAATTATTGAGACATTAGCCTGAAGCAATCCAGGGGTAAATAGTGTGCACAAAAGGATGTTGTGTGCGCACTATCCACTGGCTTTCTAAAGAACCCTGGGGAAACACTGTTTTCAATTTGGAATCTTAACTGAATCACATTTAGTACTTGTAGAAAATTGATTTTTGTTTCATCATGTTTCAACAGTGTCATACTAATGGTACACAACAGTAATGCCTATTCCATATAAACTTTAAAAGTTAAGTAAAATGTTTCTAGATAAACAATACTTCTCTAAATCAgacttttacatatttttaatttagtaaataataataacggTCATGTAATTCTTGAAGCAGTACACATGCTGTTGATTTTCTTTACAGTTTGAGTGGTCTCAAGGTCGATGCTTTAAGACAGCTCCTTAGAAATATGTGTTGccctctccttctgtctgtgtctggtTGATAGAGATGCTGTTGTTTTGATGGTACGCCGGATGCCTCTCCTACTCATGGGGACAGAAGGGGGCAGTGTGAACACAACAACCTCAGGAGGACATAATTGACTGCAACATGGTCCAGTCCAGCCATAGCTTTTCATCTCAAATTAATGATTATTCTCATTCCATCAATTGAAATTAGAAATCATTTTAGTTACAAAAAATATGATAGAAGTATTCAAACTTTTTTACAAAGTCTCTTTTATCtgcaaaaaaagtgaaatttcagagttttaataaagttttcttTCTGTAACTTTAAACTTGAATACTCTTTTTTGTACAGTCATAAACATGCAAACATAATGACACTAACGCGGTACCTAACATCGACAATTCGCATGATGCCATTTGATCTCCAGAAGCACCGTAAAGAGAAAAATGCTCAGACATCTCATATTCCTTACTGACTAGATCTCAAATGGAAGTGCCTCCCCAACACATTTATCTACTCTCTTTGCATCTAATCAATCccctaaataaatgaatgtgagCCACAACTAGATGTCATCACATTTATCTGCAGGCGTGCCTCAAAGTGCACACACCTAAATGCTGCCACTCTTAAGAGGGTAGACTGTGGAAATGCTGATGGGGCTGCTTGACAGCTGAGATGTATTTTCTTCtatgttaaatgtttgtttcagtATGATGAGGATGGAATATACAGCACAAGCCTCACTGTGTTGTTATATTCTGTGATACATCAAAGCTGgtttaaaagattttttgtggttttgtatAAAGGCATATTTTTGCAAGAGACATGTTGGGAAAATCTGATTTACAGGCAGCATGATTCTCAATTTCAGCCTGGCGCCACCATGCAGACGATGGGCCCGTTTCGTTTGGATTCACTCCACTGATCACTTCTGATCATTGACGTGAAGCCAAGTGAATCAGAGCAACGTTCTGTCTTCTCAAGCTAACCCAAATTCTGTTTTGAGATCTTTTTAAAACCAGGAAGATGGAGGTGTCCACTCAAACTGTCCTGTCTTTGTTCATAAGCAAGTGGAGAGTTGAGCCATGGAGCTGATGGAGTCAAGGAAAGAATGTGAGTTGAGAGAGGTGCTACTGTGTCTAAAATATCAATGAGGGAGATGCTGCCAAGTTTTGGAGCACACAAGAGGGAATGGGTCTTCTGTTAACATAGAGTAGACCAGGCAGTTCTGCACTGCTTTGAATGGTAACTGTATTTTATCTTATAGAGaagatattattttattttaactaaataattttaaacatgtCTTACTGATCATTCCCTTCATTATTTATACACTGCAGTATGTGATTAGGGAGTGTGCTCCTTTAAAGTTTAAGTAACTACAGCATCTGTCATTCAGTCATACTGTACAGCTTAACAATACACTGGAACTGTGTGTTTGCCCAGGTGAGTCTTTAATGTGGAACTCCGCAGAAAACATGCCAAGCAAATTCATCAGTATAACAATACATGTTCCTTGTGTTTCCACACTCATTTGATTTCAAAGATATTTATCTTAACAGGATAATAATTTGTGAAAGTCTCTGACATTTGTGGCTAGCTAGCATGATAATAAATCCATGGCTTGGAACATTTTTTAGTTAATTAGAGTCAATCAATCCAAACTTTGCTCACTTACCGGTGTGAAACCGGAGTATAATGAGCAGAAATCAGCATGGTGATtggaaaacacaaattacagcTGTTAAAGAGAAACTCATCCACTTTTCTTCTGTTGATGCCAATGCCTGCTGCGAGGATTTAAAATTAGCATGGCATTCCTTTAATGGATGTTGGGGGAATGTGCTCCTCTATAATTAAAAAACCTGTTAATATCCTAGTAGGTTAAAATAAGAGGGCTTAGTATGATTATATGACATCTCTTTAAAAGGACGTCTTGGTCAGTTgactgttaaaacaaaaaatgccttttttattttgttttatcatgAGACTAGTATTTCtaaaatagaaatatacaatatataatagaAATATATAGTAGAAATATACACCTAAACTATGTAACTGCTATTTATATGGTACATAGATATATATAATGAGTATTGtaagtaaattaaataacacCTGATAATGGTGTGTGACCATACCAACGAAGTGGTCAGCACTGCTGCTTCAGTAAGATCATGTGGCATATTAATGAACTTCCCTGATATATATGAGACTGTCTTTGCTGTTAAAGGCTGCGTATATCTCTATGGTCAGGGCTATATTCCTATTATTCTGGACATATTCCATGCACCTTACATTTATGGTGTAATGATGTGAGTAATAACCTGGTGATGTTAACAGCATCCTACAATAGGACCTTTATCTTTAGCATGATATGACCCGGCTGCTAGCGGCCACAACGTATATGACCTCACCTCTGGATGTAATTTCCTCTCAAGAGCTCTTGGAAGGGGAGAGCTTATGTTGTTGAGCTCATGTTGTCGGGGCTGGTAACAGCAGCTTGCCATTGTATTAATTATTGTCAGGGAATCCAAGGGGTGTAGATAATACAGAATGCACTGGTTGGTCCCATTTGTTTCACTTGTCAGTGGAGTGAATAATTGGGAGTGCTGACCATATTAGACACAGAGAATTTCTAAAACATACGACTCAAACAGTTTCAACACAAAAGTATGGCCTGGAAATTAAAAAGCTTAATGTCTGAGAATTTCAAATCAGTATGGAATAATTTGCTGGGTTCCCATTGCCAAAGGAATTTACTGAAGTTTAACTCAACAACAGTTATTCTGATGCACAGTGAAACATACAGTTAAGAATAATATGCTAAATTAAAGAAACCTTGTTTATTAttgaattttacattttattttagagaGACTATACATCGTACCGCCACATTATATTTCATAAAactttaaagcatttgtttCCCAGATGTGTATCAGATATTTTGTACCCCAACTTCGTTCTTTAAAGGCTTGAGAACATTGATACAGTTTTAGTAGAAGGGGTTGCTAATACAATGGGGCTCATCTTGCAATTCTCCCAAGGAATAACTATCAGTCCTGCTACAGCAGCTTCAGCGTCCCTAGGTGACCGCGCCACTGAGCCCGTGCTCGCTCCATCGCACCCCACTCCACGCCTGCTGCCACCCTGAAGGTAGATGCATCACGCTGGGGAGAGTGTGCAACAGCAGCCCCCTCTCCCTCCAGCCCGCAAACCTTCTCCACAGCACAGTGGCCTCCTGCGGCCCCTACACATCTCTGGGTCTCCACTACTGCCCTGGTCCCAACAGCCCAGACTCTCCCTCAGGTGAGTCTCCATGCCACCTCCATGTCTCCTCCCACCTGAACTGCACAACTGGTATCCTTTTGTCATTTGAgaaatgccacacacacacatactgtacacacacacttacacacacgcTCCTATGCTCAGTCTGAAGGGGACACCGCCTGTTCCTTTCTGCTCACCTCCCGGCTGCCGGCTGACTCTCTGAGCCGTGTCTGTGGTGGCTACGCCATGTGTGGGGATCTAGGGGTTTAAAACAGCAGGCCTCCCATACTCCCTGAATGGCAAATATAAGTGCTTCCACTTTATTACACAGTGGACGTTTTATGAATCATCTCTGACTAACTTTGATCTGAGATGACAAGCACGCGCTAATCAGTCCCAGTATCAAAATATATGTCAGAAATATTTTAGCAAGTAAACTCTAGACTGCATTCAAATTTTCAAATTCATCAGGATAAACTCAAGCGGCCATTGGAAATGTTGCACTTTAACTAACCCTTTCATTTCTTTAAGTCATGTGTTTCTTTCACATCGAAGCTACTCTCAGGAGATGACAAACTGGTACAACCATTGGCACATATAGTTAAAGTGATAGTTTGCTGGGACTCTGACACAGGAACTACAAATCAGAACCCCTTAAATACTGTATAGAGACTATTTTCATATCCAAAGCAGTCATATCACATAATAATATCATATCACTCTTAACTGTGAATTCTTCTAGGATCATAAAAAATACAGGGAGGCAGATGTTTAATCAAAGGAACCCTGCTTGTGTTTAGACAAATTGTTAAACTGGAATtggggagaggggggggggggtctttaatttaaatgcaacTGCTAAAAGCTTAATAATTTAGTATTTACTCTAACCTGCAGTTTGCATTAATTTTGTCTTTCTAAAGAGGCTGTGTGCAGCATTTTCTGTTTCCCcccttttaatatttttatcagacAAAACCTTTAAACTACAACAGTTTCACCAACACATAAATTACAGCTTGCACTTTATAGGTTGCCATACCACACCACACTTagttaacaaaatattttacaaacaagATGATATCACCCTCTCCATGATATTAATATGATATGTTCTCTGATCTGTAAACAGCTGGTTATCTTGCTTTTCCACGATAAGAGAAAGTGCTGAGGATTTACGCTTGGTGAGCACATTTGGGCTGAATCTTTCACACGTCACAAATTGCAGATGGGAAGCAGTGATCTTGAACAGCCGATCACATTTCCGTGACCATCTGACACCTTCCATTTAGGAAAATAATACTTTCTATCTTAGCATACCCCTCTGCAGCAGCCAGCAAAAGGAATTATGCCTGGTAGACTTTGCTATTCACAACTTTGGagcttcttcttttgttttgttccattgCACTGATTAGATTAAATGTTCACTCTTTAATCGGTTATTCAAGGGCACAaaaatgtttacagtttgtgCTGTTTCGTGTTATTTTATACGTTATAAACAATGAGAAACCATGCTATAATGTAAGCATCACACAGGAAGCTCAGGGTGAAATAAGGAGCTTATtataacatttactgtatgaaGTAGATGGTCTTTTCATCCTTTTTGTTTGAAGCTTTCTTTGAAAACTAATCAGTGAACTGCtgtatttaaataactgttgttATTTACTCTCATACCTGCCCCGTCACATTTCCATAATGTTGAGGACAAAAAGATATTAAGACTTTTTACCCACAGAGTTAGATATGGTATCTGTGTAATATGACAGATTAATATGAGTTGGGTTAACTGGTACAGAGAGTTGTAAATCACTGTGGTGTGATTCTTTGTCTCAAAGGGTTTAATTAGTCTAGAAATTCTTCTCTTATCTGatgaccccccaccccccacccccgtcTGCACACTGCAACAACTTACAACCATAAACGCCCTGCAATCTTGAAGACCAGTGGCCTCAGGAGACTGAGTTGCTACAAAGAGCTGAAAGAGTTGGAAATGGTCATTTTATTGCGTTAGAATAGCTCGCTTGAGACTTGGGTAATGTAGTGCTAACTCAGTGCTAGTACAGATAACAGGATGTGACTCCGAAGTGAAATACAGTGAACTACTGTAATGCCCTGCAGTGTCAAGTGCTTTGAGAATGAGGCAacactaataacaataatactaGTAAACAGCAATAATACAAACTGCTTTCCTGGCGGTTTCAAACCACCAATTAATACTACAGTATGGTTTTTACTTTGgtgatgattattattttagatGCAGTGCACAATCAAATCAGTCATCTCAGAGTTCATGTAAAATGAATTTGCTTGGTATAACTGCAAGTGGGGGATATGGAAGCTGCGTGCCTGTCAAATAATCAACCATCAAACTATGTTCTGGTTCCATCTATTATAAATGCTACCTATATGTGGCCAGTTATTGCTTGACGGTAGCATGGTGTTGCTCTATTTCATAGTACATGAACAAAACCATTTATCCCTATCTGTCATTTCATAACTTGTGAGGTATCTGTCACTTCTGGTCCCATGGGagtcctgtgtgtaagttttttTTACTCTAATTGAGCTCTTTATTTAATTGACAGTTTATTCTGTCCTAATAACTCATTTCTAACAGTTTTTGATTggatttgcatttattttccttattttgaACCTGCAGCCATGCTGTGTCAACCTACTAATGATTAGGATTACATTACCTGATTATTCATGAACAGGGTTATTGGGAAGGATATGGTCTTAATGTAGATAATAAGATTAGATGACCTTGTTTCCAAGTTTTTAAATCTCAGTGTAAGACATTCAGGACTCTAGTCTCAGGCAGGAGCTGAAGATAACTTAAGGGAGTGTGTCTACTGTGGTTGAAGTAAATGAtgggaatatatatatatatatatatatatatatatatatatatatttataaagtaACTAGATTGATAATAGGGGGCTGAAAGTTCCTCAGGGCTTTTAcattgttggtttgtttgtgaTAGAGTGCTATGGATTACATGATAAGGTCAAGTGGACATTCAAGACAACAAGGAGTCATATTTTCATTGTGTGCTTCATCAATCAACTTCTTTCAACGGCCAGTCTTGTTTGCTTTGGGGGTTTGTGGAGGTGAAAATGTCTGAgcatctttttatatacagtctatggtaagcATACAGAATCTGAATATCCAACCGGGACGTACAACACACTATTGTGCATTAGTGGTTGTTGTATTAGGTTTCAACCTTTTGTGTTTGCAGGTAGCTAGACCTCTGGTTGTGAAACAGTGAACTGATCAGACAAGATAATAGCACCTGAAAACACTGCAAGGTATGTTAGACTGTTATTTTcctgcttgttgtttttttaactttacattACTTTaggcatgtgtttgtgtttcatggtGTATGTGGCCTGATGCTTTTGTCACATAGAAAAGggaaacattattatttactcccattattataaatgaaatgcttttatttgaaattataaTCAACGTGTGGCCATTAGTGCATATGGTATTTATCATACAGATGCAAAACTTGAGTTTGTGTAGAGCACCTTCTTTTGAAGGACTAGCAGGAGCAGAATGAGATGAGGGGTTATTTTGGCGATGGAGATTAAGGCAGGGGCTTTTTGTCATTTGTGCGAGACAAGCCATTCATCCATCCAGTTCACAGCCAAAAAAAGGCTGGTCCCAGAAATTAGCAGTTTCAGCTCAGCAGCAAAGTCGTCGGGCTGTGAAGGCAGAGAGAAATTGACTAATTAGCAATGCGCACTAAAACTTGACGGTTCTCTCTATAACAGCGAGGGAAAGACTCGGTTTTTCTccccctttctcttttctttcttccataGATGTTTGAAATCGCAGTCATTTACGCTCGACAGTTTTTACAATAGCCTTGAGCCATAATTTTGCGAGTCTCTCCAGCATCCATACCCCTGCATGGTCTCTCTCCACCGGCCATGCACGACCGTTTCTCTCCCCAACCGTGGATTTCCTATTACTCTCGTTACGACTCACTGAGCCCCAGGCCCAAGGATAATGATGTGTTGTTTCTTGGTAGCATAATTTGTCACACgtatatttcttcttcttcttctcttgcaGAAAGCACAGctccctctcacacactcacacacttctTGTTAATTCAGAAGAACAAATGATCAACGTCAACAAATAACCTGAAATAGTGACTTTATGAGTTGGAATCAATGGTTATTTTGAGGCACCACCGACCATAGACTTTAAAGGAAAGGACATTTCTTAAAAGGAGAACAAAGGAAAATTCAAGTGAGATTATTGGGAACCTGAagcttactttcttttttttgtcaagagCTGAAGTCAGGTAAGTTTGGCTCCTTCTCAGGCAAGCTGCTCACATCATTTAGTTGTGACAGGCGCTTTTCGTGGATCTGGCTACAACGTTACAGCACGCTTGTGTCAAGTTTACACACACTACGCACATAGAAATCGCTTTTTTGTAGTGACTAAGAAACAATAGATATGCATATTGCATTTAAGTTTTCCTAAAGCTGCATTTCAGTGAATCATTTTCGATACTCACGTCCGCGTAACTCGGTAGGATAAAAGCGAAACGCACCCGTACTGCTGCTGACGGCTCGGAGACAAACTAATTGCTTTTGTATGACTCCGTAAATCTGTGCGATGTGTAATGTCCTCGTTGTGGGGGTGTGCAGCGAGATAAGAGAAGGGATAAGTGTTAGCTGAATGCTGCATGTTATCCGTCCACCGTGGCGGTTGTCTCTTTTTCCATATCCGACAACTTCAGCCGCGTTACGGAGGGGGAAGCGCTGCAGCATCTCCGTATCCTCGTTTGTTTTGACAGCGCCCTTCAAACCTCAGCCTCCATTTAAATCATCTTGCTCTTGAGTTAAGAATGAATACGAGTGGCACGCTGTGGGAACTACTGcgtttttgtttgttgctttACGACGAGAGCTCAAAGTTGAAAGCGACTGAAGCCGTATTGGATGTAGATTCTCGCCGGCAGGCATGGCATGATGCTTATTCCCCTCTGGATGTACGGGAGATCTGCTCAGTAACTTATTCGAGAAATCGTTTTCCATTGTAATAGTTGACTGATACCATTTATAGGCTACGTGTGTTGTGCAAAATAAATGACCTGAGGTAAATGGCTTGCATGGTTTATTTGTTGCCTAGGTGGCGTTTACAGTCAGGAAGTCATGTCCAGATCGGGTGATAGAACATCCACCTTTGACccaacacacagtgacacactgctGCATGGCCTCAATCTCTTATGGagaaaacagcttttttgtgaTGTGACTCTCACTGCCCAGGGACAGCAGTTCCACTGCCACAAAGCTGTGCTGGCATCCTGCTCCCAGTATTTCAGatctctcttctcttcccatAATGTAATCAACAATGAGGGGAGCAAAGGGGACCAGGGCAGCAGTGGGACCCCCTCATCCTCTCCCGATGACAAGCTGGTGACCCCCAGCGCCAGGCCCATCAATAACCTAGTACTCCAGGGTTGCTCCTCCATTGGACTACGATTAGTGCTGGAGTACCTGTACACTGCCAACGTGACTCTTTCCCTGGACACAGTGGAAGAGGTGCTGTCAGTCAGCAAGATCCTCAACATCCCCCAGATTACCAAGCTCAGCGTGCAGTTCCTCAATGACCAGATCTCTGTGCAGAACTACAAGCAGATCTGCAAGATTGCCGCACTCCATGGACTGGATGAGACCAAGAAGCTGGCCAACAAGTACCTGGTGGAGGATGTGCTGCTGCTGAACTTTGAGGAGATGTGTGCCATGCTAGATGCTCTGCCACCTCCAGTGGAGTCAGAGCTGGCTCTATTCCAGATGTCAGTCCTCTGGCTGGAGCATGACCGCGAGACTCGCATGCACTATGCGCCGGACCTTATGAAGAGGCTGCGCTTCGCCCTTATACCTGCTCCTGAGCTGGTGGAGAGGGTGCAGTCTGTTGACTTCATGAGGAGTGACCCTGTCTGCCAGAAACTACTCCTGGATGCCATGAACTACCACCTGATGCCCTTCAGGCAGCACTGCAGGCAGTCCGTGGCCAGCAGGTGAGGatgagacagacaaacacaaatacagaaagagaaacacacagacatgatttcacccacacacacgcgcgcgcagcAACGAGCTGTTAGAGAGTGGACGGAAGGCAATTAAATGCCTCCCACTTGTTAAATGTGAACAAATTGCCAACTCAAGTATTGCCCACTCGCTCAAGTAGTGGTCCCACCGCCTGTGTAGTCTAGAGCATGTAGGTGGTCAGGCAGAGATTTGAGGTGTGAGGCCCAGTTAATGAGGATTGTGGGAGTTTTCCTGAAAAAGAATGCCAACTGTCAAGGGGCTTGATCTACTCTATGCTACACTGTAAACAGAATTACAAGGTTACCTTATGTCTTAGTGAAGAAAAAACAACTCTTTATTTCCTTACACATCTGTGTAATGGCTCTCTAATCAGTGTAGACAAGATGCAGAAAACTAGATAAAGGTTATGTGTTTGATGTGTAGCAAGTCTCATGAATACAATTTGAAATGCTGTAATAAAATTGTTACCAGAATTACATGGTAATTACATAACAGTACATGGATACTTCAGTTATTGAGGCGAACCGTTAACCCAATAAACACAGTCAGAGGGAATTCAGTATATTTAGGTATGTATTATTTCTGAGAAAATGCAGAATTAATCAAATAAGGGATTATCTGACAATGCTCCCTATATTCAGGTTAGATACACATGtctcactctcacacaaatAGGCCAAGCTGCATGTCTTACTTACATGTGTGCCATGATCAGAACTTTAAAGAGCTGGCAAGTAGACCGGTGTTGTTTGTAAGTTGATTGATTGACGGTGCTGTTGTCAGGTTTTGTTTACAGAGCTGATTGCACAGTCAAGGCTGAAAATCTTTAGAGTAGTGATGGCATCAGTATTCAAATTTTGATTTGCTGCATATACCTTTAAATAGCAGAAAATTAGAGCTGTGGCATTGAGAATctcaaaatgtgaaaatcaaACTGTGCACAAAGAATCATCAAGTGAAATCACTGTACATGTATATATTCCTCCATCATCCCAATAACATATCTGTTCCCACATATGGACATAAATGAGCAAAGAATCAGGAATAATTAGTTTCACATGCCactgtttctctcctctctcaatTAATCACCATTATCTATGTCCAGGGGCCCATTTGCATATGAATAACCCCAAAACACTTCAGAGTGGGCCAGTAGCAGAGAGAATGTACCGAGACAACCGTGATTTTCCCAagcataaaaagtaaaatataaaaaaggaaaaaaggtgaATGTGACTGAATATAAAGGCCAGCTACTCTTAATCTTTTTCTGCATATTGTGATTAATTGGTAGATTTGTGTTGAAATCCATTAGGAGCCAGATAATTGTcattaatgtacagtaaagtcTGCGGCTTTTCGGTTATATATCATATACAAACAGCAGGAAATATCTTACAacttgctcagagatgtcacaTGAATCATTGCAGCCAATGAAATGGAGACATTGTATAGGCAGGTTTATGTACTCAATTGTGCTTTTAGCCTCCAGCATGGTCCCCTGCACGACTTGTGTTCATTTCACAGCTAATTGAAAAGATATCTTTAGAGAACAATAACCATTCAATAACACATCAAAAGATCAATACGGTGTTGAGCAATTGTTCGTTAATTGTGATAAACGTGGCCACATATTGCCTGATTAGTAGTCTCAAGTTCAGTAGTTGTACCCAGACAGCAGTTATTCATTTGACCATGAATTTTCATTCACTGATTATTTCATTCCTACAATAAGCGcagagtgaaaaataaaaataggcttTGCAGGTGCTGTTAATACTGTTAAAGTAATTATGTAAATGAAGGATTAAAGGTGTCCAGATTCAGGTTGTGCTTATTTTGGCCTTTGGACGTTTTATTTCAAGTCTTAATACCTGTTTTGTTCTATGTTTCCCAACACTTGTCCAAACACCCACACTTCTGACATTACAGAATCCGTTCCAATAAAAGAATGCTGTTACTGGTGGGTGGTTTGCCTCCTGGACCTGATCGTCTCCCCAGCAATTTGGTCCAGTACTATGACGACGAGAAAAAGACATGGAAGATCCTCACAAGTGAGTGGCAAAGGCtctgctgcatttttttttacctgaggCATCTTGTGTTAGTGGTTTTTATGATGAGAGAAAGTTGTTCCTATGGATGACTTTAACACAGGTTAATTTCCACAGAAAATGAGGGGAAGGAGTTCCCTAAGTCCTTTAGGTAATAATGTATCACTATCACTTTTAATATAAGTTTTTAATCAGAGCGTGACTTCACAGCACTGTGGAGCTTCATGCCCGGTTTCCCTTGTTTTTTGCTGAAATATGCTGGCAGGATGCATGATGAGATTTGCTTGCATCTAATGATCTATTGTGGCAGAGAACAATAATGAAAGACATATTTCCTCAATAGCTTTTAAATGTAGCTTGATTATTCACTCACATTGATCAATACATGAAATTGAATTACCCTATACATATTTTAACGCAGCATGGAATTAGCCTGTTGACCTATGAGTTAAATACCAAAGAGATGGATGGGGTTAGTGGAACACAGCAGCTGTAATGTTGATGCAAACATTTCACAatatataatgataatgattttagttgactaaatggaaaaaataaaatatattaagacGTATCCTGTAACCTGTAGGAATTTTATACTAGGGTACAGTTTATAATATTGATTTCATAAGGTTACATTGAGAGCAAGTTGTCACAATTGAACCAAAAAAATCTATTCTATTGAACAAAATGTGGTGTCTGTAGAGAACATATTTGAAGCCTTTCCTGCAGGACTCACCTCTGTAAACTGTACTAtgctcttttttctttctgtcttccctGACCTTTTATGGCTCACCACTATATTGTTGCCATATTGCAAAGGTCAAACAGGATCTAATGGGAAACCaaaaatgttctttgcatcaTTATTGTCGGACATATTGAGTTTTTGTCCCTTTGTTTTGGTTGGAGCCATATCTCAGTTGTGTCTCTTCATTTGTACATATTAGCCATTGGTCTGGTCTGTCAGCTTGGTACTGTGCAGTTTGTATTCTCTCTTTATGTCACCAGTTTTGTACTGTATCTGGCAAGGAATTTCTTACATTGTGTCTAATGGTGTCTTAAATTCAGAGAAAGTCTTTGATGTTGTTTCTTCCTCTGCTCGAATCATAACATTTCTTGGcagttgtttgttattttagctCATGTTCTATCAGGGGGCATTTTTACTAAAGGAGCCATGCATACACAATAGCCTGAAACTCACTGGTGTTTATATTGTCGTTTTCTCATTTAACTCACACTCCTGGGTATAAACTGCAGCAAGCAAAAGGTCAGTAGGGATTTCCATCACTCAAAACTAAAAAGTTAACACTCAAATGGTCCGTGGCCAAGTGGAAGGACAAAACTGCAAAATCATCCCCTTAACACATCAGTGACCGTCTGATGTAGCCTCCACACAATGGATGTGGAATAGAAGATTATTAACATTCAATCATAACTTTTCAATGAGGCGAAACCTGAGAGGGACAGCCTTTG
This genomic window contains:
- the klhl14 gene encoding kelch-like protein 14 yields the protein MSRSGDRTSTFDPTHSDTLLHGLNLLWRKQLFCDVTLTAQGQQFHCHKAVLASCSQYFRSLFSSHNVINNEGSKGDQGSSGTPSSSPDDKLVTPSARPINNLVLQGCSSIGLRLVLEYLYTANVTLSLDTVEEVLSVSKILNIPQITKLSVQFLNDQISVQNYKQICKIAALHGLDETKKLANKYLVEDVLLLNFEEMCAMLDALPPPVESELALFQMSVLWLEHDRETRMHYAPDLMKRLRFALIPAPELVERVQSVDFMRSDPVCQKLLLDAMNYHLMPFRQHCRQSVASRIRSNKRMLLLVGGLPPGPDRLPSNLVQYYDDEKKTWKILTIMPYNSAHHCVVEVENFLLLLGGEDQWNPNGKHSTNFVSRYDPRFNSWIQLPPMQERRASFFACRLEKHLYVIGGRNESGYLSSVESYNLETNEWNYVSSLPQPLAAHAGAVHNGKIYISGGVHNGEYVSWLYCYDPIMDVWARKQDMNTKRAIHALAGMNDRLYAIGGNHLKGFSHLDVMLVECYDPKADQWNILQTPILEGRSGPGCAVLDDSIFLVGGYSWSMGAYKSSTICYSPEKGTWTELEGEVAEPLAGPACSNVILPACLPFNK